Part of the Tetragenococcus koreensis genome, GTCTAAATCAATCGGTAAATAGGGCTGTTTGCTGCGAAATGCTAAAAGATCCGCTAATTTAGGAGCGAAGACTTCGTGCATGCTTTTTTTTCGGAACTTTTTGTCATTTTGGGGAAGTAAATCTTCTTCTGTGTAACCGTTCATTATTTCTCTCCTTTCTAATATTACACCCATTATATAATAAAAACGAAAAAAAGTAAGCGTTAGTGAAAAAAGTTCAAAAAAAGTCTTGTAATTAGTTTTGATTTAAGTAAAAATAAAACTAGGGTGTTATTGAATTTGTTGGAGGAGTGATGAAATGAAATACTGTGATCATTGTAAAATGGAGTATCCGGATGACCAAAATTTCTGTGAAAACTGTGGTAAGAATCTTGTTGAAAAAGAAGAAGTAAAAAGTGATGAGATCATTTGCCCTAATTGTGGGAAAGAAAACCAAGCAACTGCGCATTTTTGTGAGTTTTGTGGGACGAATTTACAAGAAAAACGCACTCAAGAAACGAAAACAGAACCTTCGAAATTTGTTTTGGCTTATCGTGCCCACAAAAAATTATATAATATTTTGCTGATTGCTGTTGTAACTTTACTTATAGTAGGTGTTGGTTTATATAAATATGGGGAAATTTATTACTCTAAAGAAAGTCAAATTGAACGTTATCAGGATTTATTAGCAGAAAATGATCCAGAAAAATTAGCGGATAGTGTTGTTTCTTCAGATAAAAACTTTAAACCTACTGCTCAAAATTTACGTGTGTTTACTAACTATACAAAAGATAATAAAGATTATAGCAATTATATCAGTAAAAGCTTAACTAATGAGAATGATAGTAGCCAAGACCTTTACATAAAAAATGATGGGAAATTTTTCTTTTTATTTGATAAATATGATTTGGTTTTACAACCCTTTTATTTTGACGTGGACACTAACGTCGAAAATATGGAGCTAGCGATTAATGATAAAAAAGAAGGATCTTCTGATAGTGAAGATTACAACTGGAAAGTAGGCCCTTTAGCTCCAGGAAGTTATCAATTAGACGGAACCTTTGAAAATAATGGGAATGATGAAAAGATCGAACAAAAAGTTGATCAAATAAATCGTGAAAATTTGTCAGATAACGGGAGTCGTGAGCTGTCATTTGCGGCAAAAAAAGTAAAATTTGATGTTAATTCAGATATTTCATCGGGCGAATTGTTGTTTAACGGGCAATCGATTGGCACAATTAAAGATGGCCAGTTAAAAAATGCCAATTTTATTTGGAATGAAGATGGAAAATTACAAATTAAACAAAAAATGGAAGATCTGGAACTGCTCTCTGCACCTTTGGATTTTGATGGGAATAATTACTTAGAAAAGGATTATGATGAAAGTCAAAGTACTTTTCAACCAGAAAGTTTTCATATTTTGCCACAGACCAACGCGACAAGTGGGGACTTTTATATTAATGGTAAAAAGGTTGATACAATAGGCAAGGAAAATGAGACATATAGTTTAGATGTTGTCAAAACGCAACAACCTTATAAGGTACAATTAAAGCAAACATTTGGCGATTCTGAGGTCAGTTCAGACGAAGAAACAGTCAATCCCACTGATTACGTTGATACTGCGGCTTATGTAACATTGGATGTGGAAGAAGAAATCGATGAGTTTGATATTGAGATGCTTTTGGATGATTTGTATTTCGATGTTTCAGATTATACCGACGAGGATTTTGACTTCGATGATGCAGAGGCTGATGCATTAGCTGATTATTTTTCAGGTGGGAAAGAGAATGAGGAATATGTAGATTTTAAGGATAATTTTATTGTTCCATCAAGAAAGTCGGACAAAAAAGATTACGTTATTTGCTATTTAGAAGAGGTAGAAGACATTGAACGCACAGGAGAAAATAGTTATGATGTGCAATATGTGGTAAACTATGATACGAATTATAGTGACGATACGGATAATGCGGATCAATATTTTCGTTATAAAAAAGCGAGTTTTGTAGTAGAAGATGGCGATTTGCGTATTAAAGACCTTGGTGGTTCGGATAATTTTGAAGAAGTATCAAAAAGTGATTATGAATAAGTAAAGTTAGGGGATTAAAAATGAAATATTGTATTAATTGTGGCGCTCAGATAAAAGAGGAAGCAAAATTTTGCCCAAATTGCGGGCAGGACCAAACCAAATCAGTTAAGGAGGAGCAGACGTCTGAATCATTTGCAGATAATGAAACAGTCCAGCAAACAATTGCTTTAAGCAAAAGCTATTTTGGTTATTTTATGGAAAAGCTGCGTCGTCCGTCTAGTGATTTGACTGGGAATTTGACGTATTTTGGCTATATTTCAATGGGAATTTATTTGTTGCTGCAAGCTTTATTGTCGACAATGATCATTTCAAGAGGAATAGGTGCGGTTAATCAATTTTTGGCTATGATGGGCGCTTATGATTATGGCTATGACCCTTTTGGCACAGATTTGGTTAATGGAGTTGGTTTTTCTTTCTTTTTACGAATATTTATTTTCTATCTATTGGCTTTAGCAATTACAGTGGTTATAACTTATGGAGTTGAAAGAATAACGTTAAAAGATACAGTTTCCTTTAACCAGACTGTCAATCAATTGGCTAATTTTTTAAGTGGTATTAACCTATTCTTGCTGCTCTTTGCTTTTGGGTTATTTATCCGCTTGTTTTCACCTATAATTTGTTTGATTATTATGCTGCTTGCGCTTTCACTTTTCCAATTCTCAATTATTTTTGCCGTTAGTCATAATGCCCAACAAAAGAAAGCAAAAATTGCTCCTTTTTATATCGTTCTTCTCATTTTTGCTTTGAATTTGATTATTAACTGGTTTTTAATTATAGCGACGATTGGTTAAAATAATATGCAAGATTTTTGTCCCCAGATTAATTATCTGGGGGTTATTTTTTGCCTTGTAATCCTCTGATGGGTTTGTTCACTAAAATACAAATGTAAACTTTTATTGAAAACAAAATAAAAAAATAAGAAAAAAGTATTGAAATTATAAGGGAAACAGTGTATTATAATAAGTGAATTAATTCACAAAATAAAATGATCGAGACGTACGACGGAAGAAGAAATTATTTTGGAGGAGATTTTTGATGGAAAAAACAGTGCAACGTACTGAACAAAAAGTTACGGTAGATAAGCAAACAAAAGAAGAAGCTGCTCGTAAATATACAGATACATTAGTGGAAAAAGCTTTAAAAGCAGAACAAGAATTTGCTAGCTTTACCCAAGAACAAGTAGATAAAATTGTCAATGCTGCAGCGTTAGCTGGTTCAGAAGCGGCTTTAGAGTTAGCCCATGAAGCAGTCAATGAAACAGGCCGTGGGGTTGTTGAAGATAAAGATACCAAAAATCGTTTTGCAACTGAAAATGTTTACCACTCCATTAAAGACGATAAGACAGTGGGCGTAATTGGAGAAGATAAAGTTTTAGGTAGTGTAAAAATTGCTTCCCCTTTGGGCGTTTTAGCAGGAATTGTTCCTACGACGAATCCAACGTCAACAGCGATGTTTAAATCACTGATCTCCTTGAAAACGAGAAACGCCATCGTCTTTGCATTTCATCCGCAAGCTCAAAATTGTTCCGTGCATGCGGCAAAGATTATTTATGATGCAGCAGTAAAAGCGGGAGCACCGAAAGATATTATTCAATGGATAGAAACGCCGTCGCTTGAAAGTACCTCTGCTTTAATTCAAAATCCGAAAATTGCTTCGATTTTGGCCACAGGTGGACCTGGGATGGTAAATGCCGCATTGAAATCAGGAAACCCATCGATGGGCGTAGGTCCTGGTAATGGCGCCATCTTTGTCGACCATACAGCTGATATTAGCCGAGCAGTAGAAGACTTATTATTATCCAAGCGTTTTGATAACGGAATGATTTGTGCTACTGAAAACTCAGCCGTTATAGAAGCTCCGGTTTATGATGAATGGTTAGAAAAAATACAAGAAAAAGGTGCTTATGTGGTACCTAAAAAAGATTACAAAAAAATTGCTGATTTTGTTTTTAATGATAATCATGGCGTTAATGGTGCAGTGGCAGGCATGCCAGCTAGCTGGATCGCTGAACAAGCAGGCGTTAAACTATCAAAAGGAAAAGATGTTTTGTTATTTGAATTAGACGCTAAAAACATTGGGGAAAAATTGTCTTCTGAAAAATTATCACCACTGCTGTCTGTCTATAAAGCAAAAGATCGTCAAGATGGAATTAAGATTGTGGATGATTTGTTGAATTACCAAGGCGCAGGACACAATGCTGGTATTCAGATCGGTTCTCAGATTGACCCATTTGTTGAAGAGTATGGAGAAAAAACGAAGGCTTCACGTGTGATCATTAATCAACCAGATTCAATTGGTGCAATCGGGGACGTTTATACCGATGCTTTAAAATCAAGCCTAACCTTAGGAACAGGATCATGGGGGAAAAATTCATTGTCTCATAACTTATCAACAGAAGATTTATTGAACATCAAAACAGTTGCTAAACGTCGTAATCGTCCGCAATGGATTCGTTTACCGGAAAAAGTTTATTATGAAGAAAATTCCATTTCGTACCTACAAGATGAATACGAAAAAATAGAACGGGCATTTATTGTGGCTGACCCGGGTATGGTGCAATTTGGCTTCGTTGATAAAGTATATGAACAGCTAGAAATTCGTGATGATCCAGTCAAAACATCAATCTATGGATCTGTACAACCCGACCCTACTTTAGGTCAAACGATTGAAATTGCACGACAAATGCAGGCCTTTAAGCCAGATGCTATTTTAGCAGTGGGTGGAGGTTCAGCTTTAGATGCAGCTAAAATTGCTCGTTACATCTATGAGTATTCGATTGATCAAGCGCCTGGATTTTTAGATAGTTATGAAAAAGTAAGTGAAGTATTTGTGCAATTACAACAAAAATTCTTAGATATCCGTAAACGTATTGTGAAATTCCATCACTCGGAACATACAAAACTGTTTGCCATACCGACGACTTCAGGAACCGGCTCAGAAGTAACGCCGTTTGCCGTTATTACGGATGATCATACCCATGTGAAGTATCCATTGGCTGATTATGAATTAACGCCACAAGTAGCTATTGTTGATCCTGCGTTTGTAATGACAGTGCCAAAAAGAACCGTCGCTTTGTCAGGACTGGATTCATTGTCACATGCTTTAGAGTCATATGTTTCCGTTCTTTCGTCAAATTTCACTCGTCCTTGGGCATTAGAAGCCATTAAGTTAATCTTTGAGAACTTAGAAACGTCTTATAATTATGATCCAAAAAATCCAACCTTAGAAGGCGAAGCTGCTCGTGAAAATATGCATTATGCGGCAACGCTTGCTGGGATGTCATTTGCCAACGCATTCTTAGGAATCAATCACTCGATTGCCCACAAGATTGGCGGCGAATTCGGCTTACCACATGGGTTAGCTATCTCGATTGCGATGACTCACGTCGTTCGCTTCAACGCAGCGACTGGGAATGTTAAGCGCACGCCGTTCCCACGTTATGAAGTCTACCGGGGACAAAAAGATTATGCTGAGATTGCACGTTATCTAGGATTAAAAGGAACCACAGATGGTGAGTTGGTTGAAGCATTATGTGCGAAGATTGATGAATTAATGAAAGCAGTCGAAGTAGAACCAACGCTTTCAGCAAATGGGGTTACGAAACAACATTTCAATAAATCAATTGATCAACTTATTGACTTAATTTACAACGACCAATGTACTTCAGGTAACCCACGACAACCTTATTTAGAAGATTTACGTCAATTATTGATGGACCAATTTTAAAGAAAATGGAAAAGCGACTAAAATAAAAAAATTTTAGTCGCTTTTTTGCGTATCTTAGTATGAAGCTATATTTTGAAGGAGGCAGAAAAGATGCGCAAGGAGTCACAAGATTTATCTTGGTTAGGAGCAATAAGAAAACGGGGACCTTTAAGTAATGAAGAAGAGAAAAGTTATCAACGTTCATTAAATGGTTTGCAAGGAGAGGTTGCGTTTGATCAGTTATATCGTCATTTTTTAGGAAATGAAACCGATTGTTTGGATGACGTGACTCTCGAGTATAAGGGCGATGTTTTACAGATGGATAAAATTTTTAAAGATAAGAATACTATTCATTTAGCAGATATAAAGAACTACCAAGGGAATTATGTCTATGAAAATAATGCCTTAAAACTAGGGAGTACAACCTTTGCGAATGATATTATCGAACAAGCAAGACGATCGCGGAGAATTTTTACTCGCTTATTTGAAGATTATCATTTACCATTGGAAATTCAAAACGTCATTGTTTTTATTAATGATCAAGGTAGAATCACTCTTTACGATGATCTACCTGAAATTGTTTTAAACTATGAAGAAATACCTGGGTGGCTGATGAAGATACGAAATCACACGCAACAAAGTCAGGAGTTTGATTGGCAAAATTTAATACAAAAATATCAAATTTCATCCTATGCAACTAGCAGGATCTGTTCGACAGAAAGGTTGAATCATTTAAAAAAAGGAATTCATTGCGAAAAATGTGGAAGTTTTTCGTTGAAATCCACTCGTTATACATTTCAATGTTTATGCGGACACGTTGAAATTAAGCAAATCGCTTTTTTACGAACGATCTGCGAATATGGAGTTATTATGCATCATTTGCCGTTGAAACGAAGTGAAATAATAAAATTTTTTGGAGAAAAATATTCTAGTGACTATATCAAAAAAACTTTGTCAAATTACTTTGTCCCTCTAAACGCAGATATAAAAGATGGTAAATATCAAAATTACGGCCAACCCTTTAATTACTGGTT contains:
- a CDS encoding zinc ribbon domain-containing protein encodes the protein MKYCDHCKMEYPDDQNFCENCGKNLVEKEEVKSDEIICPNCGKENQATAHFCEFCGTNLQEKRTQETKTEPSKFVLAYRAHKKLYNILLIAVVTLLIVGVGLYKYGEIYYSKESQIERYQDLLAENDPEKLADSVVSSDKNFKPTAQNLRVFTNYTKDNKDYSNYISKSLTNENDSSQDLYIKNDGKFFFLFDKYDLVLQPFYFDVDTNVENMELAINDKKEGSSDSEDYNWKVGPLAPGSYQLDGTFENNGNDEKIEQKVDQINRENLSDNGSRELSFAAKKVKFDVNSDISSGELLFNGQSIGTIKDGQLKNANFIWNEDGKLQIKQKMEDLELLSAPLDFDGNNYLEKDYDESQSTFQPESFHILPQTNATSGDFYINGKKVDTIGKENETYSLDVVKTQQPYKVQLKQTFGDSEVSSDEETVNPTDYVDTAAYVTLDVEEEIDEFDIEMLLDDLYFDVSDYTDEDFDFDDAEADALADYFSGGKENEEYVDFKDNFIVPSRKSDKKDYVICYLEEVEDIERTGENSYDVQYVVNYDTNYSDDTDNADQYFRYKKASFVVEDGDLRIKDLGGSDNFEEVSKSDYE
- a CDS encoding zinc ribbon domain-containing protein; protein product: MKYCINCGAQIKEEAKFCPNCGQDQTKSVKEEQTSESFADNETVQQTIALSKSYFGYFMEKLRRPSSDLTGNLTYFGYISMGIYLLLQALLSTMIISRGIGAVNQFLAMMGAYDYGYDPFGTDLVNGVGFSFFLRIFIFYLLALAITVVITYGVERITLKDTVSFNQTVNQLANFLSGINLFLLLFAFGLFIRLFSPIICLIIMLLALSLFQFSIIFAVSHNAQQKKAKIAPFYIVLLIFALNLIINWFLIIATIG
- the adhE gene encoding bifunctional acetaldehyde-CoA/alcohol dehydrogenase, with the protein product MEKTVQRTEQKVTVDKQTKEEAARKYTDTLVEKALKAEQEFASFTQEQVDKIVNAAALAGSEAALELAHEAVNETGRGVVEDKDTKNRFATENVYHSIKDDKTVGVIGEDKVLGSVKIASPLGVLAGIVPTTNPTSTAMFKSLISLKTRNAIVFAFHPQAQNCSVHAAKIIYDAAVKAGAPKDIIQWIETPSLESTSALIQNPKIASILATGGPGMVNAALKSGNPSMGVGPGNGAIFVDHTADISRAVEDLLLSKRFDNGMICATENSAVIEAPVYDEWLEKIQEKGAYVVPKKDYKKIADFVFNDNHGVNGAVAGMPASWIAEQAGVKLSKGKDVLLFELDAKNIGEKLSSEKLSPLLSVYKAKDRQDGIKIVDDLLNYQGAGHNAGIQIGSQIDPFVEEYGEKTKASRVIINQPDSIGAIGDVYTDALKSSLTLGTGSWGKNSLSHNLSTEDLLNIKTVAKRRNRPQWIRLPEKVYYEENSISYLQDEYEKIERAFIVADPGMVQFGFVDKVYEQLEIRDDPVKTSIYGSVQPDPTLGQTIEIARQMQAFKPDAILAVGGGSALDAAKIARYIYEYSIDQAPGFLDSYEKVSEVFVQLQQKFLDIRKRIVKFHHSEHTKLFAIPTTSGTGSEVTPFAVITDDHTHVKYPLADYELTPQVAIVDPAFVMTVPKRTVALSGLDSLSHALESYVSVLSSNFTRPWALEAIKLIFENLETSYNYDPKNPTLEGEAARENMHYAATLAGMSFANAFLGINHSIAHKIGGEFGLPHGLAISIAMTHVVRFNAATGNVKRTPFPRYEVYRGQKDYAEIARYLGLKGTTDGELVEALCAKIDELMKAVEVEPTLSANGVTKQHFNKSIDQLIDLIYNDQCTSGNPRQPYLEDLRQLLMDQF
- a CDS encoding nuclease-related domain-containing protein, which produces MRKESQDLSWLGAIRKRGPLSNEEEKSYQRSLNGLQGEVAFDQLYRHFLGNETDCLDDVTLEYKGDVLQMDKIFKDKNTIHLADIKNYQGNYVYENNALKLGSTTFANDIIEQARRSRRIFTRLFEDYHLPLEIQNVIVFINDQGRITLYDDLPEIVLNYEEIPGWLMKIRNHTQQSQEFDWQNLIQKYQISSYATSRICSTERLNHLKKGIHCEKCGSFSLKSTRYTFQCLCGHVEIKQIAFLRTICEYGVIMHHLPLKRSEIIKFFGEKYSSDYIKKTLSNYFVPLNADIKDGKYQNYGQPFNYWFENEATRLEKLEKRKNWHSSF